One genomic window of Dunckerocampus dactyliophorus isolate RoL2022-P2 chromosome 7, RoL_Ddac_1.1, whole genome shotgun sequence includes the following:
- the gnl2 gene encoding nucleolar GTP-binding protein 2 — protein MVKPQFKGKMSINPSASSSNPDRVKGAGGSNMRDRATIKRLNMYRQKQRCNNRGKVIKPLQYQSTVSPGTVARVEPNIKWFTNTRVIKQTSLQKFQDEMSAVQKDPYRVVMRQSKLPMSLLHDRVKAHNSKVHILDTEAFETTFGPKAQRKRPSLVVSDVKDLLAQAEASSMSYNADKDKDLVTEDTGVRDAAREEIFKKGQSKRIWGELYKVIDSSDVVIQVLDARDPMGTRSQNIEAYIKKEKSWKHLIFVLNKCDLIPTWVTKRWVALLSQEYPTLAFHASLTNSFGKGSLIQLLRQFGKLHTDKKQISVGFIGYPNVGKSSVINTLRSKKVCNVAPIAGETKVWQYITLMRRIFLIDCPGVVYPSEDSETDIVLKGVVQVEKIKNPEEHIGAVLERAKPEYIQKTYRVPTWTSAEDFLEKLAFRTGKLLKGGEPDLSTVSKMVLNDWQRGRIPFFVKPPGPQGDQEEPLPVEGPSEAVDGKTENTALVPAVQDEEKQKQKEQLDKIVSNVQQNFGKINVAPEFNEEDLVPVEMPDLDISNFSGSETEEEEDSEEEEGVEKKEEEEEGAGEPAGQEVQVDEPATAPSKSSRQVIRELDEKIAKYKQFLDRAKTKRFSAIRIPKSLSDKVLTDIKTKREASKKQAQKKAAPQKNRKRKAEDDEPAQPPKLTSKERRAMDRAKKSKKVGVRYYETHNVKNRNKNKKKDVQSAPSEGRKAKRSKLTLK, from the exons ATGGTGAAGCCTCAGTTTAAGGGAAAGATGTCTATTAATCCCTCAGCCTCCAGCAGCAACCCGG ATCGGGTGAAAGGTGCTGGAGGCAGCAACATGAGGGACCGAGCCACCATCAAGCGTCTGAATATGTACAGACAAAAACAGAGATG TAATAACAGAGGAAAAGTCATCAAACCTTTACAGTACCAGTCCACTGTGAGTCCCGGCACGGTGGCCCGAGTCGAACCGAATATCAAGTGGTTTA CAAACACACGTGTCATCAAGCAGACCTCCCTTCAGAAGTTCCAAGACGAGATGAGTGCCGTGCAGAAAGATCCGTATCGTGTCGTGATGCGACAAAGCAAACTACCCATGTCTCTGCTGCATGACCGAGTCAAAGCCCAC AACTCTAAGGTGCACATTTTAGACACTGAGGCTTTCGAGACCACATTTGGGCCCAAAGCGCAGAGGAAGAGGCCCAGTCTGGTGGTCAGCGATGTGAAGGACTTGTTGGCGCAGGCTGAAGCTTCTAGTATGAGCTACAACgcagacaaagacaaagacttGGTGACAGAGGACACAGGGGTCCG GGACGCGGCCCGTGAGGAGATCTTCAAAAAGGGTCAGTCCAAGAGGATATGGGGAGAACTTTACAAG GTGATCGACTCATCTGACGTCGTCATCCAAGTCCTGGACGCCCGTGATCCCATGGGAACGCGCTCCCAGAACATCGAGGCTTACATCAAGAAGGAGAAGTCCTGGAAGCATTTGATCTTTGTCCTCAACAAGTGTGACCTCATCCCCACATGGGTGACT AAACGCTGGGTGGCATTGTTGTCCCAGGAGTATCCCACCCTGGCCTTCCACGCCAGCCTCACCAACTCTTTTGGTAAAGGCTCCCTCATTCAGCTCCTCAGACAGTTTGGGAAG CTCCACACAGATAAGAAACAAATAAGCGTGGGCTTCATAGGTTACCCCAATGTGGGGAAGAGCTCGGTCATCAACACGCTGCGCTCAAAGAAAGTCTGCAATGTGGCACCCATTGCTGGAGAAACAAAG GTATGGCAGTACATCACTTTAATGAGGCGgatcttcctcattgattgTCCAGGAGTCGTCTACCCCTCAGAAGACAGTGAAACAGATATCGTTCTCAAAGGCGTG GTTCAAGTGGAGAAGATCAAGAACCCAGAGGAGCACATTGGGGCGGTGTTGGAGCGGGCCAAGCCGGAATACATCCAGAAGACCTACCGCGTCCCCACGTGGACATCCGCGGAGGATTTCCTGGAGAAGTTGGCTTTCCGCACTGGCAAACTTTTGAAG GGAGGCGAACCAGATCTCTCAACAGTGTCCAAAATGGTGTTAAATGATTGGCAGAGGGGGCGTATACCTTTCTTTGTGAAGCCCCCAGGTCCCCAAGGAGACCAGGAG GAACCGTTGCCAGTAGAAGGCCCCTCAGAGGCAGTAGACGGAAAGACAGAAAACACCGCCCTTGTCCCCGCTGTTCAAGACGAAGAGAAGCAGAAACAGAAGGAGCAGCTCGACAAGATTGTCTCCAACGTGCAACAAAACTTCGGCAAGATCAACGTCGCGCCCGAATTCAACGAGGAAGACTTGGTTCCCGTGGAAATGCCCGACCTAGACATCTCCAACTTCTCCGGCTCGGAAACTGAAGAGGAAGAGGacagtgaggaagaggagggtgtagagaagaaggaggaggaggaggaaggcgcCGGTGAACCAGCCGGCCAAGAGGTTCAGGTCGACGAGCCCGCCACGGCTCCCAGCAAGAGTTCCCGGCAGGTCATTCGCGAGCTGGACGAGAAGATTGCCAAGTACAAGCAGTTTCTGGACCGGGCCAAAACCAAGCGCTTCTCTGCGATACG GATACCGAAATCTCTTTCTGACAAAGTGTTGACTGACATCAAGACCAAGCGAGAAGCCTCCAAAAAGCAAGCACAGAAGAAAG CTGCACCCCagaaaaacaggaagaggaaaGCCGAAGATGACGAACCTGCCCAGCCACCCAAACTTACATCCAAAGAG AGAAGAGCGATGGACCGCGCCAAGAAGTCCAAGAAAGTGGGCGTGCGCTATTACGAGACACACAACGTTAAAAACAGGAATAAgaacaagaaaaaagacgttcAGTCGGCACCTTCAGAGGGCAGAAAGGCAAAAAGGTCCAAACTAACGCTAAAGTAG
- the dnali1 gene encoding axonemal dynein light intermediate polypeptide 1, translating to MIEPLQSLLKYDTPVVANQGTVRKSVKGRPFKVSQHQPVDSPVPPPPKTKPPDGTKQQNEEILHVMFAPREWTEGNQVWLQRVSTAPCTRADVLNLEELLDRKLQQRRALETGICPVRRELYSQCFEELIRQVTINCAERGLLLLRVRDEIQMTISAYQKLYESSVVFGMRKALQAEQGKVDMQQRILDLESEMQELSSQLNEQKAECVATKKREEEKREVQEKKHMEQVQFLKRTNQQIKAQLEGIVMPKK from the exons aTGATTGAGCCCTTACAGTCGCTCCTGAAATATGATACTCCGGTTGTCGCTAACCAAGGCACTGTTAGGAAATCAGTAAAG GGACGTCCATTTAAAGTGAGCCAGCACCAGCCTGTGGACTCTCCCGTGCCCCCTCCCCCTAAAACCAAACCCCCTGATGGCACGAAGCAGCAAAATGAGGAAATCCTCCATGTCATGTTTGCACCCAG GGAATGGACAGAGGGCAACCAGGTGTGGCTGCAGCGAGTGTCCACTGCACCGTGCACGAGAGCTGATGTCCTCAACCTGGAGGAACTTCTGGACAGGAAGCTGCAGCAGAGGCGCGCCTTAGAAACGGGTATCTGCCCTGTCCGCAGGGAGCTCTACTCGCAGTGCTTTG AGGAGCTGATTCGACAGGTGACCATCAACTGCGCCGAGAGGGGCCTCCTGTTGCTGCGGGTCCGAGATGAGATCCAAATGACCATCTCAGCCTACCAGAAGCTCTACGAGAGCAGCGTGGTGTTTGGCATGAGGAAAGCTTTGCAGGCCGAGCAGGGCAAGGTGGACATGCAGCAAAGA ATTCTGGATTTGGAGAGTGAGATGCAGGAGCTGAGCAGTcaactaaatgaacaaaaagccGAGTGTGTTGCCACCAAGAAGAGGGAAGAGGAAAAGCGAGAAGTGCAGGAAAAGAAGCACATGGAGCAGGTTCAGTTTCTGAAGAGAACCAACCAGCAGATCAAG GCCCAGCTGGAAGGGATTGTTATGCCAAAGAAGTAA
- the snip1 gene encoding smad nuclear-interacting protein 1 — MAKEKRHKRRDSPEVKVKVKQEKLSPERPRKTRRSPSSNTSPPRRRPSRSPGRTRDRRSSRSPRRRSRSAHRNADVKLKREREEHRSAGEDHRRRNELPEERRSRWESDRPQERDRNGDRRRERDATSSQQAERRHHDEQRRETRRQREENQEFDFGRPNSGGNSPSAPPADKEKPNFGLSGALTEDTNTFRGVVIKYNEPPEARIPKRRWRLYPFKNDEQLPVMYIHRQSAYLMGRQRKIADIPIDHPSCSKQHAVFQYRLVEFTRADGTTGRRVRPYIIDLGSGNGTYLNNQRIEAQRYYELKEKDVLKFGFSSREYVLLHEFSDTSEVDAKQEEEDDEGLDEVNNEPAS; from the exons ATGGCCAAAGAAAAGCGCCACAAGAGAAGGGATTCACCGGAAGTGAAAGTTAAGGTGAAACAAGAGAAGCTAAGCCCCGAGAGGCCGCGAAAAACACGCCGCTCGCCGAGCAGCAACACCAGCCCACCTAGGAGGAGACCTAgcag GTCACCTGGCAGGACAAGGGACAGACGAAGCAGCAGAAGCCCACGAAGGAGAAGCCGAAGTGCGCATCGCAATGCTGACGTCAAGTTAAAGCGG GAGCGTGAAGAGCATCGCTCTGCTGGAGAagaccacagaagaagaaatgagCTGCCGGAAGAAAGGCGTAGCAGGTGGGAATCGGACCGACCTCAGGAGAGAGACCGCAACGGCGACCGACGCCGGGAACGGGACGCGACATCTTCCCAGCAAGCCGAGCGTCGGCACCACGACGAACAGCGCAGGGAAACCCGTCGGCAGCGTGAGGAAAACCAAGAGTTTGACTTTGGGCGACCCAACAGTGGGGGTAACAGCCCGTCAGCGCCTCCTGCTGACAAGGAGAAACCAAACTTTGGTCTGTCGGGAGCGCTTACGGAAGACACAAACACGTTCCGTGGAGTTGTGATTAAGTACAATGAGCCGCCCGAGGCTCGCATTCCCAAGCGACGGTGGCGACTGTACCCTTTCAAGAATGACGAGCAACTTCCAGTCATGTACATTCACAGACAGAGTGCCTATCTGATGGGGCGACAGCGCAAAATTGCCGACATTCCCATTGATCACCCATCCTGCTCCAAACAGCATGCAGTATTCCAGTACAG ACTTGTGGAGTTCACACGGGCCGACGGCACCACGGGGCGCCGGGTGAGGCCCTATATCATCGATCTGGGCTCCGGGAACGGCACTTACCTAAACAACCAGCGCATCGAAGCGCAGCGCTACTATGAGCTCAAAGAGAAGGACGTGCTCAAATTCGGCTTCAGCAGCCGCGAGTACGTCCTCCTGCACGAGTTCTCCGACACCAGCGAGGTGGATGCCAAGCAAGAGGAAGAAGACGACGAAGGCCTCGACGAAGTTAATAACGAACCAGcaagttaa